The genomic segment aggcaaaataaaattatttttcctaaaTCAGGATTAGGATATCAGTCTAACACATACGTCAGAAGCATAGAATATAGCGAGTGTGGCAGCAATTCTTTTAAAGGTACACTCATTAatcaaaaagtattaacttacctatttagaaatattatttttatgtggttCAGAGGTTGTaacttgttattaaaaaaataattaaaaagatagggattaatattatacttacattaatGTTATTGACCTTTCTGCAAATGTGTTGCTGCGAAGGCAATGTGGAcgtgatatcataataataataatataatatgctcttTATATCACCTATACATATGTTATTTAATGCATCAGAATTTATTGATCTGCCTTTAAGTTCACAGGAATAGCCAAAACAGGTAACCATTGACTAAAATAGAATAAACAAGGAGTTATATTCAATAGGATATAACAATTTGAAAGGAGAAGGACATTGAAAATATgcgtataatgataatattgtaaaaaaatgcatagAACGCAACTGTgatgaacaatttcaaattattcttTAACATGCAtactatgtaataatttattatttaatagaagagaaaaaatgaaaatgtgtttTTGGTATGGACattgaaaaaacaataaattacaattcgTTGTTAGCgaacaagaaaaacaaaaaacaagcGAACAGCTTTATGATAAAGCCAGAATTCAGATGGTACTTTGTGTGAACCACTTATCTCATATGTATCTCTGATACAGGTTACCAGTCATAGCATACAACATTGTACGATCAGCTGACCGTTATTGGTAAATTATAAACATCCAACGGGCACGGGTTTTATCCCGTGTGCATTTTTTGATGTATTCTCAGATTATTTTTCTGAGCGTATGATTTGTTGCAAACGCCGCAAGTGTACGGCTTCTCTCCCGTGTGCGTCCGATGATGTGTAATCACACTATTTCTCTGACTGAACGATTTGTCGCAAAAGTCGCACGAGTACGGCTTCTCTCCCGTGTGCGTCCGCTGGTGTACTTTCAGGCTATAATATCTACTGCTGAAAAATTTGTGGCATACATCACAAGAGTATGGCTTCTTCCTCGTGTGCGTACGCCGATGCTCAATCAGTCTAGATCTATGAGTGAATGATTTGTGACACACCTCGCACGAGTGATGCTTCACTCCGGTGTGAATTGGAAAGTGGACCGCAAATTCGTCTTTACTGGTGAACGTCTGATCGCATAATATGTCACCCGGGTACGGCTTATGACTTGGCCGGTGTACCGTcagattaatattttcaaaaaattgctGAGTCATGTAGCAACGATACTGTAACTCACGTAAGGCCATCTTATCGCTAATGTTGAGATCATTCATTTTAGTGTTGTTAAATcttccacatattatattgctatcacataaatattttctcaGATCTGAGAGCGTGCTATAAATTTGGTACACTGATCAAATTTAACAGTATTGGAATTTATTTCTTTGTGTTGTAACtaactcatatttttatttggttgcTATATTATTCTAGCATTTTGTTTACGGTCTATTCAAATTTACTAAACTCATCAGATTTTCTAGCCAATATtgtgatttatcatttaaaattattatctaataatgcTACCATTCCTTCAGTATTTTCTTAACAAGTTGTCACGTTCAACTATCGTCAGTAAACCGACTTTACAGACAACCGATTTTTTCCACTAATTTTCGTGTATTTAGtcgcaaataaaatataaattacataatataatataatcattgctcagctcaaaatcataaaatatatagataggtgcctattatatttaatagaaatcccgattttggtcatttttttttggcGGCGGCGGCTTGCAATATTATGGATACACCGATGTTAACATCACGTCAAGAGTGCAGTAATTTAAGGAAATGTTTgtatgttttcattaatttgcaTATTCACAAGACGTGTTGCGACAAGAAATAACGCAATGTTGCTATAGTTCCGAATGTTGCTTTTAAACCGTGCATTTTCTTCATTCTTACCTAACTTTACGCTCATtacgaaatattttttgcaaCCAGAATAACGTAACCAGGTATCcgtttataacacaatattatgatgtttatattataattagacaATCAAATGGTGCCGTGCCACAAACTTTCAgacgttattattaatttattataatatgtatttatacaggtttatttgtttatttattaatgacaaTACGTGCAGCGACTTACCTGATAACAATGTTTAATATTCAGAAACACTAAGTTAGTATCTACTTATGTTACAAAAAAGTATAGCCATATAGCAAGATAAGTATTATCATCATCAACAAAATCGATGTCAGAAACGTTATATATTCCcctttataattgttttgttttgaatataataatatcatttataagatttcctattatactataaaaccaCATATAAgtcggaaaaataaaaatgtgttattttgtAACCATAAGTTTTGCAAActttgtgataaaaatatttaatatacaatcagAATATCACCGTCCACCGATCTATAAAACAACAGATTTCTGTGCTCTAACATACATCTGCTAATAAAAATACAGTGAAAGTTCGACACaacaaacttttatttaatacaatttcctgtttaacgaaatatttttgagaactaCAATCAACTGAGagccaaaatataatttacgtaaTTCTATTAACCAATTTCTCCATAATAAGATTTTTTCGTTGCACATGCCCCTTGGAGACTtcataatatagacattttgCACTGTACGCATACCATTTACCCCCTTACATTTTCCTTTGATGGACGTTAAACTACATGAGTTTTTTTTCTCTCAGACTCACGAGCAACCTAAATAAAACTCATTCaagtaaaatcaattttttttatgattttcatgtattcttagagtaaaataattttccaccAAAATTGTGAATCGCATAATAtttgcttttatattttattattattttactctatatTATTCGAcactattatttaactataaaaataaaataaatttgtaaatttttatagacattaaattattttgaggcAAATCATTTAAGATACatctaggtatattttttatgtctataaaatgttattctctCTCATTTTGGTCATGAgagattttactctaagataacataaacaaaaataatatataattgattttgaacGAATGCGTTTTGTGCACGTGCAGGGCTGAGAGAAAAAACAAACTGTGCGCTGACGTcctctttaatattatagtcttgaaTAAACCAATATTTACAagtagttatttgtttttaattttagggtGGTTTGAACGGACTGACAATACTGCCATAGAAAATTACAAACTTGGGTTAaggatatattacaataatataatattattgataaacttgtgcaaggaaaaacaggaaattacaatttttattacataataattattgaaaattgattcTGTTTAACTAATTGTTCGTCATCATTGATGCGTCGTAGATAATATGCGACTCCTGGTTACAGGGCAGGTGcagctaaattattattattacaagcaCCGATATGTAGGTCAGTGGCGCGAAGAAAATCCGTCGACTCGAACACGTAAACGCGCACCGTCATCGtcatcgcatattataatattattatacttatgtatacacataatgctttatattatacataatagtatacaggCACTTGCCTACTACGTCTATACcgtgtaggtacacatatttattattatacgcctaTTTAGTCGTGCTCGATTCGAGGGCCGCGTGCGCTCCACTCGACGGCAGTGGCGACCGCGTTACATACCTCCGCCGCACGCAAACCCGTATAATATACgcccaataacaataatacgatatcggtatataataaaataatatttaatataattatataccgtCATGGTaacatattacctacttatattttacgGTACCATAATACTATAGACGCCGTGAGGTAATAATACGGACACGAGCCGAAAACCCGCAAGTCACCAGAGCACACGCGCACACAATATCATCAccgtcatgataatattatacctacctatgatattattattattattattattattattattattgtggtgtgCAATATACCTGGTTCGTGGTGATATAATGTTTTCCTtctgtatgaaaatattattttctataaccTACTTTTTATTCCTCGAATATCATAAGTATTACAGGTGCACTTAAAAGTTGACCAcgaccaaaataatattatgattaggtCCCGCCGTTCCATCCAACTAACTTGGCTAACGATTAGTTTCTAAATTATTCGgctgtatatgtacctataatattgctTAAAGTGTGGTCTGGTAGAGGAGTCTTCTTtcttaatttagtataatatattttaagcaccACTGAAGACGTTTCATTTCCCCGTGGTGATATTATACCTGTAAAAATCCTGAGAAACTTTTGGATTGCCCTCAAAGTTTTCCACTCAACACAAATGCAACCGCAGGATTTTCCGACAAACCATATGGGCAacagtacctatttgaaaatttatcacCTTAAACGGACCGGTACCAATGTCGTTTTATGTCAGGTTTCCACTACTACAGTACTGCG from the Acyrthosiphon pisum isolate AL4f chromosome X, pea_aphid_22Mar2018_4r6ur, whole genome shotgun sequence genome contains:
- the LOC103310279 gene encoding zinc finger protein 73-like → MNDLNISDKMALRELQYRCYMTQQFFENINLTVHRPSHKPYPGDILCDQTFTSKDEFAVHFPIHTGVKHHSCEVCHKSFTHRSRLIEHRRTHTRKKPYSCDVCHKFFSSRYYSLKVHQRTHTGEKPYSCDFCDKSFSQRNSVITHHRTHTGEKPYTCGVCNKSYAQKNNLRIHQKMHTG